From the Prunus dulcis chromosome 4, ALMONDv2, whole genome shotgun sequence genome, one window contains:
- the LOC117625018 gene encoding phytosulfokine receptor 2 isoform X2 has product MWKSACPITSCSAEFYGSVSLALSWGSALVSEMVTLGFIPMTFLKCLFLACYLASSLGLNSPIQSCDPNDLLALREFAGNLTNGSIITAWYKTSICCQWDGVVCENVNNGTVASRVTQLILPSRSLKGSISRSLGRLDQLKLLNLSLNHLEGGLPAELSILKHLEVLDLSNNMLSGPVSGALSGLKSIKVLNISSNSIQGNLSELGGFPHLVVFNISNNSFTGQFNPQICSSSIEAQILDISCNRLTGSLEGLDNCSRSLQQLHLDHNSFAGHLPESLYSFSALEQLSVSGNSLSGPISKELSKLSSLKSLVIFGNQFFGELPNVFGDLRRLELLVAHSNMLSGPLPPTLALCSNLRVLDLRNNSLSGSIDLNFTGLPNLCTLDLATNRFSGFLPNSLSYCRELKTLSLARNEFRGSIPEDFSKLTSLFFLSLSNNSFVNLSGALSVLQQCKNLTTLILTKNFLGEEIPKNASGFESLMVLALGNCALKGQIPVWLLSCRKLQVLDLSWNQLDGSIPPWIGQMENLFYLDFSNNSLTGEIPKSLTELKSFVSTNCSHSNLIASAGIPLFVKRNKSASGLQYNQASNFPPSIYLSNNRINGTIWPEIGRLKQLHALDWSRNNITGTIPSSISEMENLETLDLSFNDLHGSIPPSLSKLTFLSKFSVANNHLHGVIPNEGQFLSFPSSSFEGNAGLCGGIYIPCGDVSNTSLKPVMPSSSNNRFRRNSILCVTISIVVGIALLLAVGLLKMSRRGVKDQNDDFDDDLSRPHRLSGALASSKLVLFQNSDCKELTVTDLLKSTNNFNQANIIGCGGYGLVYKANLPNGTKAAIKRLSGECGQMEREFQAEVEALSRAQHKNLVSLQGYCRHGNDRLLIYSYMENGSLDYWLHESVDGVSLLKWDVRLKIAQGAARGLAYLHKGCQPNIVHRDIKTSNILLDEKFEAHLADFGLSRLLRPYDTHVTTDLVGTLGYIPPEYSQTLTATCRGDVYSFGVVLLELLTGRRPVEVCRGKNCRDLVSWMFQMKSEKREEEIIDSSIWNKDHEKQLLEVLGVTCKCLDPNPRQRPSIEEVVSWLDGIGFESGTQ; this is encoded by the coding sequence CCAATCCAATCCTGTGATCCAAATGATCTCCTTGCACTGAGAGAGTTTGCAGGAAACCTTACAAATGGGTCCATTATCACAGCATGGTACAAGACTTCAATTTGCTGCCAATGGGATGGTGTTGTCTGTGAGAATGTGAACAATGGGACAGTTGCTAGTAGAGTCACCCAGTTGATTCTTCCCAGCAGGAGTCTCAAAGGGTCGATTTCGCGCTCGTTGGGACGATTGGATCAGCTGAAGTTGCTTAATCTTTCTCTGAATCATCTTGAAGGTGGATTGCCTGCAGAGCTCTCAATCTTGAAGCACCTGGAAGTTCTTGACTTGAGCAATAACATGCTGTCAGGACCAGTTTCAGGTGCGCTTTCTGGTTTGAAGTCTATTAAAGTACTGAATATTTCAAGCAATTCAATCCAAGGCAATTTGTCTGAGCTAGGAGGATTCCCACATCTTGTGGTGTTTAACATAAGCAACAATTCATTCACTGGTCAGTTCAATCCTCAAATTTGTAGCTCTTCCATTGAAGCTCAAATTCTTGATATATCTTGCAACCGTCTCACGGGCAGTCTTGAAGGCTTAGACAATTGCAGCAGGTCTCTCCAACAGTTGCACTTGGACCACAATTCATTTGCAGGCCATCTACCTGAGTCTTTGTATTCATTTTCAGCTTTGGAGCAGCTTTCAGTCTCTGGGAACTCTCTTTCCGGCCCGATAAGCAAGGAACTGAGTAAGCTCTCTAGCCTCAAGTCCTTAGTCATTTTTGGAAACCAATTCTTTGGTGAACTTCCAAATGTGTTTGGGGACCTTAGACGACTAGAACTGTTAGTTGCACATTCAAATATGTTATCTGGGCCATTGCCTCCAACCTTGGCACTCTGCTCAAATCTTCGAGTTCTTGATCTTCGAAACAATTCTCTATCAGGTTCTATTGATCTGAATTTCACTGGTCTTCCTAATCTCTGCACACTGGATCTTGCTACTAATCGTTTTTCTGGCTTCCTTCCAAATTCACTGTCTTATTGTCGTGAGTTAAAAACTTTAAGCCTTGCCAGGAATGAATTCAGGGGCTCAATCCCTGAAGATTTTTCAAAACTCACATCCCTATTCTTTCTCTCATTGTCAAATAACAGTTTTGTGAACTTATCTGGGGCACTCTCTGTGCTGCAGCAGTGCAAAAATCTCACGACTCTTattcttacaaaaaatttccttGGTGAGGAGATTCCAAAAAATGCAAGTGGGTTTGAAAGCTTAATGGTTTTAGCACTTGGGAATTGTGCTCTTAAAGGCCAAATTCCAGTTTGGTTATTGAGTTGCAGGAAGTTACAAGTACTTGATTTGTCATGGAATCAATTGGATGGCAGCATCCCTCCATGGATTGGTCAGATGGAGAACTTGTTTTATTTGGACTTTTCAAATAACTCTCTCACTGGAGAAATCCCGAAAAGTCTGACAGAGCTGAAAAGCTTCGTATCTACAAATTGCAGTCATTCAAATCTTATTGCATCTGCTGGCATCCCGCTGTTTGTTAAACGAAATAAGAGTGCTAGTGGCCTGCAATACAACCAGGCCTCAAATTTTCCTCCTTCAATATACTTGAGCAATAACAGAATAAACGGAACAATTTGGCCTGAAATCGGACGACTGAAGCAGCTCCATGCTTTGGATTGGAGCAGGAACAACATTACTGGGACCATCCCCAGCTCTATCTCAGAGATGGAGAACTTGGAAACATTGGATTTATCATTCAATGATCTGCATGGTTCCATCCCTCCGTCGCTTAGCAAGCTCACATTCTTGTCTAAGTTTAGTGTGGCAAATAATCACTTGCATGGGGTAATTCCCAACGAAGGACAGTTCTTAAGCTTTCCGAGCTCAAGCTTTGAGGGTAATGCTGGACTTTGTGGGGGAATATATATCCCATGTGGTGATGTCAGTAATACAAGTCTCAAGCCTGTAATGCCATCCAGTTCAAACAACAGATTTCGTCGGAACAGCATCCTTTGTGTAACAATCAGCATAGTAGTTGGGATTGCATTGCTTCTTGCAGTTGGTCTACTTAAAATGTCTAGGAGGGGAGTAAAGGATCaaaatgatgattttgatgaCGACCTCAGCAGGCCGCACAGGTTATCTGGAGCACTAGCATCTTCAAAATTGGTGCTTTTTCAGAATTCAGACTGTAAGGAGCTTACAGTAACAGACTTGTTAAAGTCTACAAACAATTTCAACCAAGCAAACATAATTGGTTGTGGTGGTTATGGTCTGGTTTACAAAGCCAACCTACCCAATGGCACAAAAGCTGCAATCAAAAGACTTTCTGGGGAATGTGGACAGATGGAACGTGAGTTTCAAGCTGAAGTGGAAGCCCTCTCAAGAGCTCAGCACAAGAACCTTGTTTCTCTTCAAGGTTATTGTCGGCATGGTAATGACAGGTTGTTAATTTACTCCTACATGGAGAATGGAAGTTTGGATTATTGGCTGCATGAAAGTGTTGATGGTGTATCACTTCTGAAATGGGATGTAAGGCTCAAGATAGCTCAAGGTGCAGCTCGTGGATTAGCCTACTTGCATAAGGGCTGTCAGCCAAATATAGTGCATCGGGATATAAAAACGAGCAACATTCTTCTGGatgaaaaatttgaagctCACCTGGCTGATTTTGGTCTTTCAAGGCTACTTCGTCCTTATGACACTCATGTTACAACAGATTTGGTGGGGACTTTGGGTTATATTCCTCCTGAATATAGTCAGACATTGACTGCAACCTGTAGGGGCGATGTTTACAGCTTTGGTGTTGTTCTTCTCGAACTTCTTACTGGTAGGAGGCCTGTAGAAGTTTGCAGAGGTAAAAACTGCAGAGATTTGGTATCATGGATGTTTCAAATGAAATctgagaagagagaggaggagatCATAGACTCATCAATTTGGAATAAGGATCATGAGAAGCAGCTTTTAGAAGTGCTTGGTGTGACCTGCAAATGCCTAGATCCCAATCCAAGGCAGAGACCGTCTATTGAAGAAGTTGTCTCGTGGCTCGATGGTATTGGATTTGAGAGTGGAACACAATGA
- the LOC117625018 gene encoding phytosulfokine receptor 2 isoform X3 → MVTLGFIPMTFLKCLFLACYLASSLGLNSPIQSCDPNDLLALREFAGNLTNGSIITAWYKTSICCQWDGVVCENVNNGTVASRVTQLILPSRSLKGSISRSLGRLDQLKLLNLSLNHLEGGLPAELSILKHLEVLDLSNNMLSGPVSGALSGLKSIKVLNISSNSIQGNLSELGGFPHLVVFNISNNSFTGQFNPQICSSSIEAQILDISCNRLTGSLEGLDNCSRSLQQLHLDHNSFAGHLPESLYSFSALEQLSVSGNSLSGPISKELSKLSSLKSLVIFGNQFFGELPNVFGDLRRLELLVAHSNMLSGPLPPTLALCSNLRVLDLRNNSLSGSIDLNFTGLPNLCTLDLATNRFSGFLPNSLSYCRELKTLSLARNEFRGSIPEDFSKLTSLFFLSLSNNSFVNLSGALSVLQQCKNLTTLILTKNFLGEEIPKNASGFESLMVLALGNCALKGQIPVWLLSCRKLQVLDLSWNQLDGSIPPWIGQMENLFYLDFSNNSLTGEIPKSLTELKSFVSTNCSHSNLIASAGIPLFVKRNKSASGLQYNQASNFPPSIYLSNNRINGTIWPEIGRLKQLHALDWSRNNITGTIPSSISEMENLETLDLSFNDLHGSIPPSLSKLTFLSKFSVANNHLHGVIPNEGQFLSFPSSSFEGNAGLCGGIYIPCGDVSNTSLKPVMPSSSNNRFRRNSILCVTISIVVGIALLLAVGLLKMSRRGVKDQNDDFDDDLSRPHRLSGALASSKLVLFQNSDCKELTVTDLLKSTNNFNQANIIGCGGYGLVYKANLPNGTKAAIKRLSGECGQMEREFQAEVEALSRAQHKNLVSLQGYCRHGNDRLLIYSYMENGSLDYWLHESVDGVSLLKWDVRLKIAQGAARGLAYLHKGCQPNIVHRDIKTSNILLDEKFEAHLADFGLSRLLRPYDTHVTTDLVGTLGYIPPEYSQTLTATCRGDVYSFGVVLLELLTGRRPVEVCRGKNCRDLVSWMFQMKSEKREEEIIDSSIWNKDHEKQLLEVLGVTCKCLDPNPRQRPSIEEVVSWLDGIGFESGTQ, encoded by the coding sequence CCAATCCAATCCTGTGATCCAAATGATCTCCTTGCACTGAGAGAGTTTGCAGGAAACCTTACAAATGGGTCCATTATCACAGCATGGTACAAGACTTCAATTTGCTGCCAATGGGATGGTGTTGTCTGTGAGAATGTGAACAATGGGACAGTTGCTAGTAGAGTCACCCAGTTGATTCTTCCCAGCAGGAGTCTCAAAGGGTCGATTTCGCGCTCGTTGGGACGATTGGATCAGCTGAAGTTGCTTAATCTTTCTCTGAATCATCTTGAAGGTGGATTGCCTGCAGAGCTCTCAATCTTGAAGCACCTGGAAGTTCTTGACTTGAGCAATAACATGCTGTCAGGACCAGTTTCAGGTGCGCTTTCTGGTTTGAAGTCTATTAAAGTACTGAATATTTCAAGCAATTCAATCCAAGGCAATTTGTCTGAGCTAGGAGGATTCCCACATCTTGTGGTGTTTAACATAAGCAACAATTCATTCACTGGTCAGTTCAATCCTCAAATTTGTAGCTCTTCCATTGAAGCTCAAATTCTTGATATATCTTGCAACCGTCTCACGGGCAGTCTTGAAGGCTTAGACAATTGCAGCAGGTCTCTCCAACAGTTGCACTTGGACCACAATTCATTTGCAGGCCATCTACCTGAGTCTTTGTATTCATTTTCAGCTTTGGAGCAGCTTTCAGTCTCTGGGAACTCTCTTTCCGGCCCGATAAGCAAGGAACTGAGTAAGCTCTCTAGCCTCAAGTCCTTAGTCATTTTTGGAAACCAATTCTTTGGTGAACTTCCAAATGTGTTTGGGGACCTTAGACGACTAGAACTGTTAGTTGCACATTCAAATATGTTATCTGGGCCATTGCCTCCAACCTTGGCACTCTGCTCAAATCTTCGAGTTCTTGATCTTCGAAACAATTCTCTATCAGGTTCTATTGATCTGAATTTCACTGGTCTTCCTAATCTCTGCACACTGGATCTTGCTACTAATCGTTTTTCTGGCTTCCTTCCAAATTCACTGTCTTATTGTCGTGAGTTAAAAACTTTAAGCCTTGCCAGGAATGAATTCAGGGGCTCAATCCCTGAAGATTTTTCAAAACTCACATCCCTATTCTTTCTCTCATTGTCAAATAACAGTTTTGTGAACTTATCTGGGGCACTCTCTGTGCTGCAGCAGTGCAAAAATCTCACGACTCTTattcttacaaaaaatttccttGGTGAGGAGATTCCAAAAAATGCAAGTGGGTTTGAAAGCTTAATGGTTTTAGCACTTGGGAATTGTGCTCTTAAAGGCCAAATTCCAGTTTGGTTATTGAGTTGCAGGAAGTTACAAGTACTTGATTTGTCATGGAATCAATTGGATGGCAGCATCCCTCCATGGATTGGTCAGATGGAGAACTTGTTTTATTTGGACTTTTCAAATAACTCTCTCACTGGAGAAATCCCGAAAAGTCTGACAGAGCTGAAAAGCTTCGTATCTACAAATTGCAGTCATTCAAATCTTATTGCATCTGCTGGCATCCCGCTGTTTGTTAAACGAAATAAGAGTGCTAGTGGCCTGCAATACAACCAGGCCTCAAATTTTCCTCCTTCAATATACTTGAGCAATAACAGAATAAACGGAACAATTTGGCCTGAAATCGGACGACTGAAGCAGCTCCATGCTTTGGATTGGAGCAGGAACAACATTACTGGGACCATCCCCAGCTCTATCTCAGAGATGGAGAACTTGGAAACATTGGATTTATCATTCAATGATCTGCATGGTTCCATCCCTCCGTCGCTTAGCAAGCTCACATTCTTGTCTAAGTTTAGTGTGGCAAATAATCACTTGCATGGGGTAATTCCCAACGAAGGACAGTTCTTAAGCTTTCCGAGCTCAAGCTTTGAGGGTAATGCTGGACTTTGTGGGGGAATATATATCCCATGTGGTGATGTCAGTAATACAAGTCTCAAGCCTGTAATGCCATCCAGTTCAAACAACAGATTTCGTCGGAACAGCATCCTTTGTGTAACAATCAGCATAGTAGTTGGGATTGCATTGCTTCTTGCAGTTGGTCTACTTAAAATGTCTAGGAGGGGAGTAAAGGATCaaaatgatgattttgatgaCGACCTCAGCAGGCCGCACAGGTTATCTGGAGCACTAGCATCTTCAAAATTGGTGCTTTTTCAGAATTCAGACTGTAAGGAGCTTACAGTAACAGACTTGTTAAAGTCTACAAACAATTTCAACCAAGCAAACATAATTGGTTGTGGTGGTTATGGTCTGGTTTACAAAGCCAACCTACCCAATGGCACAAAAGCTGCAATCAAAAGACTTTCTGGGGAATGTGGACAGATGGAACGTGAGTTTCAAGCTGAAGTGGAAGCCCTCTCAAGAGCTCAGCACAAGAACCTTGTTTCTCTTCAAGGTTATTGTCGGCATGGTAATGACAGGTTGTTAATTTACTCCTACATGGAGAATGGAAGTTTGGATTATTGGCTGCATGAAAGTGTTGATGGTGTATCACTTCTGAAATGGGATGTAAGGCTCAAGATAGCTCAAGGTGCAGCTCGTGGATTAGCCTACTTGCATAAGGGCTGTCAGCCAAATATAGTGCATCGGGATATAAAAACGAGCAACATTCTTCTGGatgaaaaatttgaagctCACCTGGCTGATTTTGGTCTTTCAAGGCTACTTCGTCCTTATGACACTCATGTTACAACAGATTTGGTGGGGACTTTGGGTTATATTCCTCCTGAATATAGTCAGACATTGACTGCAACCTGTAGGGGCGATGTTTACAGCTTTGGTGTTGTTCTTCTCGAACTTCTTACTGGTAGGAGGCCTGTAGAAGTTTGCAGAGGTAAAAACTGCAGAGATTTGGTATCATGGATGTTTCAAATGAAATctgagaagagagaggaggagatCATAGACTCATCAATTTGGAATAAGGATCATGAGAAGCAGCTTTTAGAAGTGCTTGGTGTGACCTGCAAATGCCTAGATCCCAATCCAAGGCAGAGACCGTCTATTGAAGAAGTTGTCTCGTGGCTCGATGGTATTGGATTTGAGAGTGGAACACAATGA
- the LOC117625018 gene encoding phytosulfokine receptor 2 isoform X1 gives MWKRWSLFTHSLFDVSACPITSCSAEFYGSVSLALSWGSALVSEMVTLGFIPMTFLKCLFLACYLASSLGLNSPIQSCDPNDLLALREFAGNLTNGSIITAWYKTSICCQWDGVVCENVNNGTVASRVTQLILPSRSLKGSISRSLGRLDQLKLLNLSLNHLEGGLPAELSILKHLEVLDLSNNMLSGPVSGALSGLKSIKVLNISSNSIQGNLSELGGFPHLVVFNISNNSFTGQFNPQICSSSIEAQILDISCNRLTGSLEGLDNCSRSLQQLHLDHNSFAGHLPESLYSFSALEQLSVSGNSLSGPISKELSKLSSLKSLVIFGNQFFGELPNVFGDLRRLELLVAHSNMLSGPLPPTLALCSNLRVLDLRNNSLSGSIDLNFTGLPNLCTLDLATNRFSGFLPNSLSYCRELKTLSLARNEFRGSIPEDFSKLTSLFFLSLSNNSFVNLSGALSVLQQCKNLTTLILTKNFLGEEIPKNASGFESLMVLALGNCALKGQIPVWLLSCRKLQVLDLSWNQLDGSIPPWIGQMENLFYLDFSNNSLTGEIPKSLTELKSFVSTNCSHSNLIASAGIPLFVKRNKSASGLQYNQASNFPPSIYLSNNRINGTIWPEIGRLKQLHALDWSRNNITGTIPSSISEMENLETLDLSFNDLHGSIPPSLSKLTFLSKFSVANNHLHGVIPNEGQFLSFPSSSFEGNAGLCGGIYIPCGDVSNTSLKPVMPSSSNNRFRRNSILCVTISIVVGIALLLAVGLLKMSRRGVKDQNDDFDDDLSRPHRLSGALASSKLVLFQNSDCKELTVTDLLKSTNNFNQANIIGCGGYGLVYKANLPNGTKAAIKRLSGECGQMEREFQAEVEALSRAQHKNLVSLQGYCRHGNDRLLIYSYMENGSLDYWLHESVDGVSLLKWDVRLKIAQGAARGLAYLHKGCQPNIVHRDIKTSNILLDEKFEAHLADFGLSRLLRPYDTHVTTDLVGTLGYIPPEYSQTLTATCRGDVYSFGVVLLELLTGRRPVEVCRGKNCRDLVSWMFQMKSEKREEEIIDSSIWNKDHEKQLLEVLGVTCKCLDPNPRQRPSIEEVVSWLDGIGFESGTQ, from the coding sequence CCAATCCAATCCTGTGATCCAAATGATCTCCTTGCACTGAGAGAGTTTGCAGGAAACCTTACAAATGGGTCCATTATCACAGCATGGTACAAGACTTCAATTTGCTGCCAATGGGATGGTGTTGTCTGTGAGAATGTGAACAATGGGACAGTTGCTAGTAGAGTCACCCAGTTGATTCTTCCCAGCAGGAGTCTCAAAGGGTCGATTTCGCGCTCGTTGGGACGATTGGATCAGCTGAAGTTGCTTAATCTTTCTCTGAATCATCTTGAAGGTGGATTGCCTGCAGAGCTCTCAATCTTGAAGCACCTGGAAGTTCTTGACTTGAGCAATAACATGCTGTCAGGACCAGTTTCAGGTGCGCTTTCTGGTTTGAAGTCTATTAAAGTACTGAATATTTCAAGCAATTCAATCCAAGGCAATTTGTCTGAGCTAGGAGGATTCCCACATCTTGTGGTGTTTAACATAAGCAACAATTCATTCACTGGTCAGTTCAATCCTCAAATTTGTAGCTCTTCCATTGAAGCTCAAATTCTTGATATATCTTGCAACCGTCTCACGGGCAGTCTTGAAGGCTTAGACAATTGCAGCAGGTCTCTCCAACAGTTGCACTTGGACCACAATTCATTTGCAGGCCATCTACCTGAGTCTTTGTATTCATTTTCAGCTTTGGAGCAGCTTTCAGTCTCTGGGAACTCTCTTTCCGGCCCGATAAGCAAGGAACTGAGTAAGCTCTCTAGCCTCAAGTCCTTAGTCATTTTTGGAAACCAATTCTTTGGTGAACTTCCAAATGTGTTTGGGGACCTTAGACGACTAGAACTGTTAGTTGCACATTCAAATATGTTATCTGGGCCATTGCCTCCAACCTTGGCACTCTGCTCAAATCTTCGAGTTCTTGATCTTCGAAACAATTCTCTATCAGGTTCTATTGATCTGAATTTCACTGGTCTTCCTAATCTCTGCACACTGGATCTTGCTACTAATCGTTTTTCTGGCTTCCTTCCAAATTCACTGTCTTATTGTCGTGAGTTAAAAACTTTAAGCCTTGCCAGGAATGAATTCAGGGGCTCAATCCCTGAAGATTTTTCAAAACTCACATCCCTATTCTTTCTCTCATTGTCAAATAACAGTTTTGTGAACTTATCTGGGGCACTCTCTGTGCTGCAGCAGTGCAAAAATCTCACGACTCTTattcttacaaaaaatttccttGGTGAGGAGATTCCAAAAAATGCAAGTGGGTTTGAAAGCTTAATGGTTTTAGCACTTGGGAATTGTGCTCTTAAAGGCCAAATTCCAGTTTGGTTATTGAGTTGCAGGAAGTTACAAGTACTTGATTTGTCATGGAATCAATTGGATGGCAGCATCCCTCCATGGATTGGTCAGATGGAGAACTTGTTTTATTTGGACTTTTCAAATAACTCTCTCACTGGAGAAATCCCGAAAAGTCTGACAGAGCTGAAAAGCTTCGTATCTACAAATTGCAGTCATTCAAATCTTATTGCATCTGCTGGCATCCCGCTGTTTGTTAAACGAAATAAGAGTGCTAGTGGCCTGCAATACAACCAGGCCTCAAATTTTCCTCCTTCAATATACTTGAGCAATAACAGAATAAACGGAACAATTTGGCCTGAAATCGGACGACTGAAGCAGCTCCATGCTTTGGATTGGAGCAGGAACAACATTACTGGGACCATCCCCAGCTCTATCTCAGAGATGGAGAACTTGGAAACATTGGATTTATCATTCAATGATCTGCATGGTTCCATCCCTCCGTCGCTTAGCAAGCTCACATTCTTGTCTAAGTTTAGTGTGGCAAATAATCACTTGCATGGGGTAATTCCCAACGAAGGACAGTTCTTAAGCTTTCCGAGCTCAAGCTTTGAGGGTAATGCTGGACTTTGTGGGGGAATATATATCCCATGTGGTGATGTCAGTAATACAAGTCTCAAGCCTGTAATGCCATCCAGTTCAAACAACAGATTTCGTCGGAACAGCATCCTTTGTGTAACAATCAGCATAGTAGTTGGGATTGCATTGCTTCTTGCAGTTGGTCTACTTAAAATGTCTAGGAGGGGAGTAAAGGATCaaaatgatgattttgatgaCGACCTCAGCAGGCCGCACAGGTTATCTGGAGCACTAGCATCTTCAAAATTGGTGCTTTTTCAGAATTCAGACTGTAAGGAGCTTACAGTAACAGACTTGTTAAAGTCTACAAACAATTTCAACCAAGCAAACATAATTGGTTGTGGTGGTTATGGTCTGGTTTACAAAGCCAACCTACCCAATGGCACAAAAGCTGCAATCAAAAGACTTTCTGGGGAATGTGGACAGATGGAACGTGAGTTTCAAGCTGAAGTGGAAGCCCTCTCAAGAGCTCAGCACAAGAACCTTGTTTCTCTTCAAGGTTATTGTCGGCATGGTAATGACAGGTTGTTAATTTACTCCTACATGGAGAATGGAAGTTTGGATTATTGGCTGCATGAAAGTGTTGATGGTGTATCACTTCTGAAATGGGATGTAAGGCTCAAGATAGCTCAAGGTGCAGCTCGTGGATTAGCCTACTTGCATAAGGGCTGTCAGCCAAATATAGTGCATCGGGATATAAAAACGAGCAACATTCTTCTGGatgaaaaatttgaagctCACCTGGCTGATTTTGGTCTTTCAAGGCTACTTCGTCCTTATGACACTCATGTTACAACAGATTTGGTGGGGACTTTGGGTTATATTCCTCCTGAATATAGTCAGACATTGACTGCAACCTGTAGGGGCGATGTTTACAGCTTTGGTGTTGTTCTTCTCGAACTTCTTACTGGTAGGAGGCCTGTAGAAGTTTGCAGAGGTAAAAACTGCAGAGATTTGGTATCATGGATGTTTCAAATGAAATctgagaagagagaggaggagatCATAGACTCATCAATTTGGAATAAGGATCATGAGAAGCAGCTTTTAGAAGTGCTTGGTGTGACCTGCAAATGCCTAGATCCCAATCCAAGGCAGAGACCGTCTATTGAAGAAGTTGTCTCGTGGCTCGATGGTATTGGATTTGAGAGTGGAACACAATGA